The genomic region TTTTAGTACTGTCTACATTGAAGACTACTGGAAACGATTCGGTTTTCTCATCGATTATACAAGAACCATGACAACCATCTCGCCAGGATACAAAAGATTCATACAATGGCAATTCCATAAACTCAACGAAAAAAAACTCCTCATTCAAAAACCGCATTACGCCCCTTTCTGTCCGAATTGCGGACCTGTTGCGGTGGACAAATCAGAAACCGATGTATCTAAGGGAGGATCTGCTGAGATCCTCGAATTTACCATCATCAAATTCCGACTTGCTGATGGGACAATACTTCCTGCTGCAACACTTAGACCTGAAACCATTTTTGGCGTTACGAACATGTGGATCAACCCTGATGTTGTTTATCAAAAGGTAAAAATTCATGATGAAATTTGGATTTGCTCTCAAGACTGCATCGAAAAACTCATGAACCAATACGATGCTGTAGAACCCCTTCCGGAAAAAATCCCTGGAAAAAACCTGCTGCATGCAACCTGTACCATTCCAATGGTTGAACGGGCGGTTCCAATCCTCCCTGGAATTTTTGCAGATCCTCACATTGCTACAGGTATTGTCATGTCAGTACCAGCACATGCACCGTATGACTGGATTGCCTTGGTTGAGTCAGGAGAATCAATACCAGCAATCAAAATTATCGATGTTGATGGATTTGGCGACAACCCAGCAAAAGAGGCTTGTGAACAGCTGGGTATCATCAGCCAAACACAAACTGAAAAACTCGACGAAGCCACTGATCTTGTCTATAAAAAAGAATTCCATACCGGCGTTCTCAATGAAAAATGTCCTCCTTACCAAGGCCTACGGATATCAAACGTTAAGGACACAGTTATTGCCGATTTGATCGATAAAAATGTCGCTACAATCATGCGCGAATTTTCAGAAGAAGTACTCTGTCGATGTGCGAAAAGAGTCGTTATCAAACAGATACCGGATCAATGGTTTATCAAATATAGTGACGTTGTCTTGACGGAGGAGTCAAAAAAATATGCAGCAACCATGCAGATCTATCCTTCTGAGTATTATGATGAACTTCCAAAAATCCTCGATTGGTTTGGTGACCGCGCTGTTATCAGAAAAGGAAACTGGCTTGGAACAGAATTTCCATTTAAAAAAGGATGGATCATCGAACCGATTTCTGATTCAACACTTTATCCTGCTTACTATGTGATAGCTCCATATGTCAACGCTGAAAAAATAACCGCAGAGGAGATGACGCCTGCATTTTTTGATTACGTATTTCTTGGACTTGGTAAACCAAAAAATCAGATATGGAAACAAATCAAACAGGATTTTGACTATTTTTATCCAGTCGACATCAATCTAGGTGGAAAGGAACATAAAACTGTTCATTTTCCCGTCTATATTATGAACCATGTTGCTATCATGCCTGAACACAAACGACCACAAGGATTATTTGTTCACTGGTGGGTCACCCAAAAAGGGAAAGAAAAAATCAGTAAAAGCAAAGGAGGCGCAGAACCAATCCTTGAAGCGGCAACCGCCTATGGTGTTGATGCCATGCGTTTGTATTATGCGCATGTGGGATCTCCCTTTGTTGACATCGAATGGGATCCTGACACTGTTTTGAAATATAAAAACCGAATACAAATGATATATCGGCAGGTCATGTCTCTCTTGTCAGAAAAGCACTGTCGTCACACTTCTTTGCAACAGGACATTGACCACTGGTTGCTTAGTATATTCCAGCGACGTCTCTCTGCCATATTGAATGCTTTTGAAACCTATGATCTTCGTGTTGCGTCAAATGAAATCTTCTTTGAATGTTACAAAGATCTCCAGTGGTATCTAAAACGAGGAGGAGATCATCAAAAAACGTTATCACAGTTTCTCGAAACTTGGATTATTCTTATGACTCCAATTACACCACATCTTGCTGAGGAACTCTGGGAAAAAATGGGGAACCAACCATGCGTCTCAGAGCATCTCTATCCATCTGTGGACACATCACTTATTTCTGAGATATATGAAACAGGAGAATATTTACTCACGTCAATCTTAGAAGATATCGGCCAGATCATGAAAGTAACGCAGATAACTCCTCAAAAGATACTACTCTATACAACTCCAGTCTGGAAAACCAAATATCTTCGAAAGGCGCTTCATCATCTTCAAGAAAAAACTTTTGATCCAGGTACTCTCATCAAAGAAGCCCTTTCCGATCCTTTGTTGCAACCACATGCGAAACAGGTATCTCAATACCTTGGAAAACTCGCAAGCGATCTAAAGAAATTCAATGATGATGACCGAAGGCGACATCTCAGTGGGCTTGATGAATTTCAGTATCTCAAAACCACGCAGCCATTTCTCGAGCGTTTCTTCGCATGCAGATTTGAAATCTATCAAGCTGATGATCCCGACAAAAATGATCCCATGGATAAAGCACGGTATGCTGCTCCGCTCAAACCAGCGATTGTCCTCCAATAACCATGATACTCTTTTTTTTGTTTTGTTAATTCTTTTTTCGCAGAGATATACTTACAACACTGAGAATAATAAGGAATGTGATAATCAAAGCAACCAGTATTAGAACAATATCTTCAGGGAATATATGAACCCCAGTACTGAACACTTTTGATTCAGCGACATTTCCTGCCATATCCTCAGCACGGATATAGAACTGGTAATACCCATTTCCTTCCTGTGCTAAAAAATTCCAGAGGAATGGTTCACGTTGTAATGAGTCACCAAATAATTTCCACGGTTTATTCTCAAAATTGTTATCATCTGAATATCGATAGAAAAGTTGTACTTGTTTTACCCCACTTCCAAGATCAGATGCGATAGCTCTAATTGTAAAATTCTTCGAGGGATTCCACTGGAAATCAAGATTTGGAATATCGATGTCAACCAGGGGTTCTTTCGAATCTCGGACAAGTTTTAACGCTTCAGATTCATTTTCAATATATCGAACATTATTCAAGGTGTCGTTTATCCGGAAAAACAGATAGCAGGGGACATCTTCATTGATCATATTCCAAAACTCTGTTTTCAGCGTCCACGGCGAAACGTATCGAAGCGCATAAACCTTTTCAGCAATCAACGTCCATGAAGATTCAAAGTATGGTCGATACCAAATCGAATGAAGTTGAAAATCATCTTTAAACTCAACGGTGATTTGTGGAAGTTCAC from Candidatus Thermoplasmatota archaeon harbors:
- the leuS gene encoding leucine--tRNA ligase, whose translation is MDIETYNYTTIEKKWQEYWYTNHINTTSITNQKKFFIHFAYPGVSGYLHVGHMRGFTYCDIIARYKKMTGHDILFPAGFHASGIPSIAFAKKVERNDPDTIAILKKNNLAPPQIEKLKDPHEVVKYFSTVYIEDYWKRFGFLIDYTRTMTTISPGYKRFIQWQFHKLNEKKLLIQKPHYAPFCPNCGPVAVDKSETDVSKGGSAEILEFTIIKFRLADGTILPAATLRPETIFGVTNMWINPDVVYQKVKIHDEIWICSQDCIEKLMNQYDAVEPLPEKIPGKNLLHATCTIPMVERAVPILPGIFADPHIATGIVMSVPAHAPYDWIALVESGESIPAIKIIDVDGFGDNPAKEACEQLGIISQTQTEKLDEATDLVYKKEFHTGVLNEKCPPYQGLRISNVKDTVIADLIDKNVATIMREFSEEVLCRCAKRVVIKQIPDQWFIKYSDVVLTEESKKYAATMQIYPSEYYDELPKILDWFGDRAVIRKGNWLGTEFPFKKGWIIEPISDSTLYPAYYVIAPYVNAEKITAEEMTPAFFDYVFLGLGKPKNQIWKQIKQDFDYFYPVDINLGGKEHKTVHFPVYIMNHVAIMPEHKRPQGLFVHWWVTQKGKEKISKSKGGAEPILEAATAYGVDAMRLYYAHVGSPFVDIEWDPDTVLKYKNRIQMIYRQVMSLLSEKHCRHTSLQQDIDHWLLSIFQRRLSAILNAFETYDLRVASNEIFFECYKDLQWYLKRGGDHQKTLSQFLETWIILMTPITPHLAEELWEKMGNQPCVSEHLYPSVDTSLISEIYETGEYLLTSILEDIGQIMKVTQITPQKILLYTTPVWKTKYLRKALHHLQEKTFDPGTLIKEALSDPLLQPHAKQVSQYLGKLASDLKKFNDDDRRRHLSGLDEFQYLKTTQPFLERFFACRFEIYQADDPDKNDPMDKARYAAPLKPAIVLQ